From Aegilops tauschii subsp. strangulata cultivar AL8/78 chromosome 5, Aet v6.0, whole genome shotgun sequence:
CCTGCTCCTCCTCTCCATCGACGGCGACAACCTCCCCCACCGCCGCCACCGACTCCTTCCTCTCCCACCGCTGCCGACTCCTTCCTCTATCTCCTGAGGTATGaatccttcctctctctctccttcctCTTAACTCCGTTTTCTACTACTGGTTAGATTAGGGTTCTTGCCGCCGCCTAGATTGGATTAGTTTAGATAGGGATTGGATTAGATTAGGGTTTGATTTGGTTAGGGTTTTATTAGGACTGCATTAGATTAGGGTTGGATTAGTTTAGGGTTTGATTAGGGTTGTTATTAACTGTCTTTTTTATTCTCGCGTTGCTAAGGGTGAGGGGGAAAGAAATTGCCGCAGTTTCTTTCTTTTGTGACTGAGGCAAGCATATGCAGCTTGCTGTGGTGGTTCTTTGCTGCTGATGTGTAGATAGATCTAGGACAGTGCTTGCTCTGTGtggtatgtgtgtgtatgtgtgtacATGCGAGTGAGGGAGAACATGGTGGTCCTGCCTCTGCCTCTGCCTCTGTGTGTTTGTGGGTAGGGGAAGGGATGGATGCTTTGGTGGTAGTAGCAGTAGATCTCTCACACCTCATGATCACAAAGATCACAGGGCATCAATCCATCCTTGGTCTACATCCCCACTTAAATACTCATAATGCTACTGTCCAGACTGACTATATATCTCTTGTTCAATTGGACTGACTATATATCTCTTGTTAAAATAGTGGTCTTGATCTTTTGTTTAAACCTGAGACATCATGCATAACTAGCTCTTCCTTTTCAGTCTAAACCTGAGACCTCTTTTGTTTTCAGTCACACTGTTGTTTTGTTGTGCTTGATAAACCTGAGACTTCTTTCTATTGTAATATTGAAACTGTTGTTTTGCTATACACTAATATTGAAGTTGTTCACTCTTTTACAGGAGCTCCAGGCCTAATTATCCCTTGGAAGGTCAGCTCCTGAACAGTAACTTATAGCTTTTGGTCCATTTATAGATATGGAACAATGTCCAGTCCTGTTTATAGCTGTGTCCTATTTATAGCTTTTCGTCCATTTATAGTAGATATGGTTCTAGCTGTGTTCTGGTCCATTTATAGTAGATTTTAGTGCTGTTGCTGTTGGTGGTCACCTAATGATGTTGATGTTGCTGTGTTAGTTTACTATGCTATTGATGTTGATGTGCTTGTTTATAGTAGTAGCAAATTGAGGCCATTGCCATTTATAGGTGTATTCCAAATTGAGGCCCTGGCAAATACATGTAGTAAATATTCTACTGTTTTGAAGTGCTTGTTTCCTATTTATGTACAGTCCCGTTGTTTAATTTACAATGATGCTTTTCAGAGAAGTGAGATGGCTGGCTTGGAAGGTTTCGAGTTCTTCGAGATCGTAATTGAGAAATCTTGCAGTAGGATGGTATATTCAAGACAatatctccccttcacccatctcttTATCATCACTCTGCTGTCTAGTGCCTTATTGGCACAATTAACCACTGCTTGACCCTCGCTGCAGAGGCTGCTTGACAAGTTTGCGAAGATGCTCGCCGGCCGTGAGTCCCACAAAGTGAAGCTGCGGGAGGCCAGCAGCGGGCTTTGCAGGCTGTGGGACGTGTTGGTGGTGTTCGATGGTGAAGGACACATGTACCTAGGGCCCGGCTGGGAGCAGTTCGCCCGCGCCCATGAGCTACAGCTCAGGCACTTCCTTGTCTTCCGCTACGACAGCGATGCCATGTTCACCGTGAAGATGTTCGACAACACCATGTGCCGCATGTACTACCAGCACGACGACGATGCCAGTAAGCTCTCTGCCTCTCTTCTTCCTGTCCTTTTGGCTTC
This genomic window contains:
- the LOC109773594 gene encoding B3 domain-containing protein Os03g0212300-like, producing the protein MAGLEGFEFFEIVIEKSCSRMRLLDKFAKMLAGRESHKVKLREASSGLCRLWDVLVVFDGEGHMYLGPGWEQFARAHELQLRHFLVFRYDSDAMFTVKMFDNTMCRMYYQHDDDASNGSSSGDDEEQSGDDEEQSGDAEEQPIRANDDPAMVVADDDLAMVVADDDPAMVVADDDPAMVVADDDLAIVVPKMTSQ